From Saccopteryx leptura isolate mSacLep1 chromosome 3, mSacLep1_pri_phased_curated, whole genome shotgun sequence, one genomic window encodes:
- the RIMS3 gene encoding regulating synaptic membrane exocytosis protein 3 — MFNGEPGPAPAAGSRNVVRSSSISGEICGSQQAGGGTGTGTTTAKKRRSSLGAKMVAIVGLTQWSKSTLQLPQPEGATKKLRSNIRRSTETGIAVEMRSRITRQGSRESTDGSTNSNSSDGTFIFPTTRLGAESQFSDFLDGLGPAQIVGRQTLATPPMGDVHIAIMDRSGQLEVEVIEARGLTPKPGSKSLPATYIKVYLLENGACLAKKKTKVAKKTCDPLYQQALLFDEGPQGKVLQVIVWGDYGRMDHKCFMGMAQVMLDELDLSAAITGWYKLFPTSSVADSTLGSLTRRLSQSSLESATSPSCS; from the exons ATGTTTAACGGAGAGCCAGGTCCGGCCCCAGCCGCAGGCTCCAGGAATGTGGTTCGGAGCTCCAGCATCAGCGGTGAAATCTGTgggtcccagcaggctgggggcGGGACCGGGACCGGGACCACCACTGCCAAGAAGCGGCGCAGCAGCCTCGGCGCCAAGATGGTAGCCATTGTGGGGCTGACCCAGTGGAGCAAGAGCACACTTCAGCTCCCCCAGCCTG AAGGGGCCACTAAGAAGCTGCGCAGCAACATCCGGCGGAGCACTGAGACGGGCATCGCCGTGGAAATGAGAAGCCGCATCACTCGCCAGGGCAGCCGGGAGTCCACCGACGGGAGCACCAACAGCAACAGCTCGGATGGCAC GTTCATCTTCCCCACCACCCGGCTCGGGGCCGAAAGCCAGTTCAGCGATTTCCTGGATGGGCTGGGACCAGCCCAGATTGTGGGGCGACAGACGCTGGCAACTCCACCAATGG GGGATGTGCATATTGCCATCATGGATCGGAGTGGCCAGCTGGAGGTGGAAGTGATCGAGGCTCGGGGCCTGACCCCCAAACCTGGCTCCAAATCCCTCCCAG CCACCTATATCAAGGTTTACCTGCTTGAGAATGGGGCCTGCTTGGCCAAGAAGAAGACAAAGGTGGCTAAGAAGACCTGTGACCCCCTGTACCAGCAGGCTCTGCTCTTTGACGAGGGGCCCCAGGGCAAGGTGCTGCAG GTGATCGTCTGGGGAGACTACGGCCGCATGGACCACAAGTGCTTCATGGGCATGGCCCAGGTCATGCTGGACGAGCTGGACCTGAGTGCTGCCATCACTGGCTGGTACAAACTCTTCCCCACGTCCTCCGTGGCAGACTCTACACTTGGATCCCTCACCAGGCGCCTGTCCCAGTCCTCCCTGGAGAGTGCCACCAGCCCCTCCTGCTCCTAA